The window ACTAATGGCTGTTGTGATTACGTAACTGTTGCACTCCTTCTGTCACTACTTTCTCTCTTACTGACTGTCAATAATCGTACATTGGTATAAATTAATAGTGCACGTAGTTTATCAAACTCTTCTtagaaaaagctttttttaaagaCACTATTTTTTGAAAGAATCTGTGAAAGTGCTTAATTCTCAGTACCATTTCAaccaaaatgttcttaaaaactaGGTTCatatctgttttgtttttatataagatCTTGAAATTTATCTTGCAGAATTGTTTAAACtgtttatttacagaaaataatcTTCGTGGAATTCGTGAAAATGTAACACCAAAAACTTTGTTCTCGACCTCAGAAATCTTTACACTGTTCTCtcttaacaaggtcaaagtttgAGAAGCATTTTGTGGAAAAAATTTTTACAGTTGAGAAATCCTGTTCTTTCTGCGcagcaacaatttttaaatagaatttaAGAAAGCAAATCTGTTTTGTGAACCtcgcaagcaaaaatttgttttgattgaGCGTATCACTAGAAATTTCATTTGCCCCCAAAAATACTACGACGGTAACTTTTTCAATACAAAATTTCAGAATTAGGATATCACCCTTGTTGTCAACCTCTTGTCGTTTTATAATTTACTTGCGTTTGACATATTTCGGAATTTCAAATAACGTCCTTACATTTTAGCACTTCGATTCCAAGAACAAGGGGTTTAGAGTCCAACTTGTCAACCATAATTCGAAAGTCAAATTACTATCTTAATTCTAAAATTCTCAATGTGCAAAATATGAATTTTAAACACCGCTAAAAAAACCTTGTCTCACTTGGAAAAAATGAACAAAGTAAGACACTTCTACAACAGGTGAAGTATTTGCTAAAAGCACGTCCTTTTATGGACGCCCACAATACTTTCTCCTCAAAAAAGAGTAATCGCGTGTTCCAAATATATCGTACTCAAAAATTTAACTGAATGTTAAGAAAATatgaattttagaaaaattccCTAACCTAAAGATAACACAGATTCTCTTTTATCTAATTGTTTTCGTGTCAAACTTATAACTGATTTCATTCTATTTCTACTAAACTTGTTGTGCGAATTCTGGTCCGGCCGGAACCACACGACAAAGATTTTAAATCCGTACGATATAGTCAGTATAAGGAAGTTTGACACGATCATCACCATACCAAACAAAAGCTGTACTTTGGTAACAGTCGTCATGCTCATATATAAAGGGAAAGTCACGCCTACCAACAACGTGGAGGAAAACATAGCAAAAGCTAAGTATTTGGCTTCGTTGTACTTCGATGGTAAGTTTCTTCCACGAAACGCTTGTACTCCACAAATAATCTGCAGAAGTAGAATATAAACCACTTGCAATAAAAGATGTTCTGTATCGTTGCATTTTTTGTAGATCTTATATTCTTCCACCCTTCTGTCGTCGATTACTTCAATCGGACTAAATGCGAACGAGCCGACAGCTAAACAGATTTGCATGAAAACAGCTGCAGCAATGATCAGCAgctctttgctttttctttgaaataCTTGCGCTTTTGTTTGAATGTACATCAGCTTAAATATCCCCAGTATGTGGGTAATCTTGACCAACGTTATTGACAAAATGATGACAACCAACAAACATGACATGTACACACGCACagaacattttaattttgagTCATCGTGCAAAAACAGGAGAGGACATGCAAACAATAGCAGATGCGTTGACAACTGCGTTAGTGATAATTCAAAGTTGGATGACCTCACAACTGGTGTATGCTTAAACTTTATAAAAGTGACAATGAACCATGCTGTTGTGCTCATCCCCAATAATACAAACACGTACATCACATAAGCCTCTTTACTGTCATAATGGAGAGCTTCTACATTCAAGGCAACGCAACGATTTCTCTTCATGTTCGATACTTGTTCATCAGGACATTTTATGCATTCGCTTGCTCCAGTAGTACTTTTCATATAGTTTAATGGACATGCAACACAACtccaacaacaagattttgaacCATGGTATATCGGATAAAAACCTGCCTCACAATCATCAGCACACTTCGAATGCACGGACTTCGAAAGCAAGTATAAAGTAGGATCGACATATGTGAAGTTAGCGTCGGAAGACCATATCGCTATGTTGACAAATCTCGCTTTGGATTTTTGCGATGCGACTGAATAGAGATAGAAAGAAGCCGAAGTTACGTCCCCATTTTTGTCAAATCGGACAGTCTTGTTAAGCAAACTTTcaaatgtaatattttttaaaaagaattcgtTAAAGTAACTGTGGTCAAAGATAGGTGTTGCATTGCATGGAGAAATCAACATATTGCACGCTTGAGTAGCATTTACATACTCCAAATAAGCATGCATATAAGCAGACACAGCATCTTGTATAAAACCAACTCGAGCTGTGTCGAAAAATTCTTTATAGTCTCCTAACTTTGCGCTGTCATTCGCACGTTGGtactgaaaaaatgtttttagccaTGGGTTTTTGACAACAGATATACTGAGGTTAAAGAAATATCTTTCAAATTCTTGATTCGATCCACTCACCGgacttataataataaaattacccaactttttattttcttcctgTGCGAACCAAATGTTTCTTCCAGAAGCTTCGCTGATAATCCAAGTTTTATTTCGAATGCCCTTTTCTAGGGCATCTTGAAGAAAATGCTTTACTGGTGAGAAAGATCCCCAGAGAATAATCACGTCGgctaaagtttctttttttattttttccatgaTTGGACTTGCTTCCTGAGCATAGTAAGGTACCCTAAAATACTCATCAACTGCCACACAAATGTTCTTATGTTGAAATTCTTCATTTAAAGCGGACTTCCCCGTCCTTCCGTAAGAACTGTCAGTAGTAATAATAGACACATACGTCCATCGAAACTTAACAAATAATTCCCCAATCAATCTTGCTTGCAACGTGTCTGGAGGAACAGTTCGAAGGAAATTcggataaagatttttattgCTTAATACTGGACTAGTCGCCGCGTAACTGATCATTGGCATGTTCGTAAATGAAAGGATTTCATTAGCGTAAACTGACTTTGAAGACGTGGTTGGTCCAACTATACCTATAACATTTTGTATCGCAGCTTTACTTTGTAAACACTGGCAACCATCTAACTGAACAGTAGATTCGGATAAAATAATATCAACAACAGCATCAGTTACACCGTTCAACTTTCCTGGTCCGCATATATCGTAACATGTGTAATCAAAAACGTTTTTTGCGTGTATTTTCAAGTTAAATGTTTTCACACTGTATCGAAACACCTCGGACCATAACAACGCATTCGAAGCAAATTCTTCTGCGGATGATTTTGTGATGGGAAATAAACCAATGAGTCGCATGGTCCCATCTGTAGTTCCAAATTTGTTGGCTCCAACGCAAGTCTCGACATCACAATGACAAATACCAAAAAGCAAAATGGTAAGTATAAGCGTAGTTGTGGATGAATATTTTACCATTTTAGATTCAACGAGTTTTATCACTCTCACCCACTTCAGGAttaatatttcaaaaacattATTACAAATTAATTTCAAGTTCTTTAAACGCGACGAAAATTAATATGTGAATgaaaattatatatttctttatttcctCTTGAatattaaaaacacttttggcTCATGCTACGTTATTACAGAAATTAGCAATACCACCACTATGACGGTGTCATGGAGatacaatacaaaaaaatacagcaTTCATCGTTTATTACCTTCAtcacaataagaaaaaaatctttaagtGGGAAATATGCACGTATAAGCCCTTCGAAATAAAAAGTAATTACGCGATTACacgtttatttaatttattaatttattagcTATCACTTCTTAACAACAAGCAGAAGTAATTACCAAGCCAGGAAGAAAAAAACAggagatataatttaaaaggTAACGGGAACCAAAATGAAATCTGTTAGGATTCAATTATTACGAGCTTGATGTGAACAAAATTCGTTTTTAAAGACTAAATTTCTAATTTGGTATTATTATAGCAGGTTTTTTTATTCCTGAgatttttttttgccattttaGGAGAGACGAATATCAATATAAATCACGTTTGTTGATAAGATCTAATTCTAGTACATTCTAAATAAATTCTTGGAATTTATAGGTAAAATTAGGAGATCTTTGATAAATCAAATCTACGGAGTGTTGATTACCCTGACATTACTCTTTGTTTGTGCACAATatcaaaaataactttaaagttTATTCATGAGGGTGGCTTACATCAAGTTACTGgccattataaaaatattttaaaagtttaagatgtTATAGAAACAGATTGAAtagattctttttcttttacataTGTACGATTGCTCTCTGTCGATAAGGCATTTCTTTTATGATCACAAGGAAACTATGCAACCACTTACCCGAGAAATAAGTGGTCACACCTCCTAAGCAATAAAAGCAAACTCACCTTGATGTAAGCCACAAAGGGCATGAGTTTCTTCATGTATTTTTTCACACTATCGTCAGATTTTAATGCTGCCATAATTGCTTTATTTTCTGGAAAGGTTGAATTGTTTTCATCGTACATTTTGCGCAATGTAACGAGAACATTCTTCTGCCATGGGGGGTACTCTTTAGCCACATATACCACACCCTGGGTAGGTTTCTTTGGTGGCTCAGTTGTATTCGCTTTCTAAACAATAATTAGTAATTACTCTTATTGAAGATTTTATTTTGGTTTGTCTGTTTAGTGTTCATACTATTgttgaaagtttatcatttcctgaacatgatagtttagtagacGAACTAAACTTTCCACAAATTAGTAATTAGTCATCTGCACATTCTTTACATATTAGCAGTATTAAGTTGTCATAGGATGGTCACAGCTTGAAATGTTATATCTGTAAGTGATTTAAGTTAGGGCTTTAAAGTTGCTCGAAGATTTAGGATGTCTTCACCGTGAAGAAAACACCAGCAAAAGACACTCATATATCGTTCATCGTCAGATACGAACTGACAGACACTTTACACGTGAGACAAGTAAACATTTCGGATTTCGTCTGAAGATAAACAGCCGGAGAAGTTTAAAAGTGCTTATTATCAATTTGTTTGGATAGCTAATGACATGACCGAAACAtgtaaaaaagttgtttttatttttgattatgcTTTCAAAAACAGAATCAAGTTTGTCCGAACGACAAGTCtgataaaaacataaataataattaattaaCGATATTAACGATTTCAGTTTTAACATACCGTAAATAATGGATTAAGCGCCCGTGGCCAATATGCGCCTCAAGGTTAAGGAAAAAGTTGTAAATAAGAGCCCCTGCTCTAATAAGCCCCCCTCCTCCCCTCGAAAAAAGGGGGCGCTTATTCGGATCGGCACAAAGATGAATTAATCCATTGTTTTCAAGAAAATCAGCCTTGCAAGGCAGGAAGGGAAATTGTAAAAAGTACGATGTGTAGATTCAAGGGAAGTGCAACAATTTGACTTcatcatctatattataatacccgttaacgtccgtccgtccgtccgtctgtctgtcacgcaaaatggtagcttagctgcgcaggtcgcgagacgcacgcaatgcggtataaaaaggacgggcgaacccgtggatttttccacaggctatgGACTAGTATATTAAATTAAACCACCTAAAGGCCTAAATACGCCCTTAATTTTAAATGAATGAGAGAAAAGGGaccaattaaatatttaaaataacagAGTAACTGCTAACACAAGAGTCTTTTTTTTCGAACCTTCAAGTCTTCATACTATAAGTGATTATTATCAACTAACCTTTTTTCCTTTTGATTGAGAGGCTATCATATTTTTCAATCGCAACCGAAAATCTCGAGCACAATCCATCAGATATTGACTACTTGTTAGCAAATTGTAATCAATGTCACCTGCAATCGGCCATTTTGCCAACATAATACTTTCATTCTAAACACAAAAGTTTAGCCCCCTAAACATTTGATGAAAGTGATGTTCTGACAACCCATGTACCCAGTGAGAGTTTGATGCTAGCATAAAATCAGCAACACGGCCCAACATATGTGACTTTCATGCACAACTGATGGCTAGCAAGCACCTTTGACAATGAACTTGATATATCCGTACAAGGGAAATCCGTGTCTTCAGTCAAAAACATTTACGAATCCTGAAAAATCTGGTGCAATAAAATAACGTtcacatttgtttttaaagaactgCCCTTGGCAACaaaacttcatttatatactataaatatttaaaacaagcAATGTTTCTTGTGCTTGATTATATACACAAACGTTACACGTACCTTCCCAATCAGTTGCCAAATATGTTCGCAAATATGAGGGCATATTGGAGCAAGCAATAAGGCTTGAAtctaaaatcataaaaatattgtttcaaGTCAAACACCTAGACAAGTGCAACCCACTTCCTctcatataaaacaaaaaattgacaaatataTAAATGCTTGAAGGCCACTATGCAATATTCACAAAGTTTCTCTTAGGCCTTCACATACAAATTTTTCCGGAGGTAAAAAGCTCCAAGAAAATAATTGTCTTGTAGTATCTTTCAATTCACATGCCTATAACAAATATTATCTATCTTAAATTCGATTGTCGACATTTCACGTCTAAATTTCACGTCTAAATTTCAAATTGAAATTTCACGTCGACATTTCACGTCGGCAATTCACGTCGGATTTTATGTCGACATTTCAAGTCAAAATTTCACGTTGAAATTTCACGTTGATATTTCACATCGACATTTACAAGAAACCCTAGcaaatatttctaaattttctttgtgaccatggtttttttttacaaacgtGGATTGGACTCGATTTTTTGTTACAAAGAAATCTTAAACTTTTACTTCTTTCCTCCTACACACAGACGTGGTGTCATAATGTAATAGTTCGTTACCTCTATGTATTTGGACACCAAATCTACATGCATGCCATCCAATGAAACATCTCTATACTTATCACGAGCTGCTTGGAACTCAAAGAAACCCGTCTTTAGCGCCTCTCGATACAGCATCTTGTCATAAGCCTCTTCAGTTTTTTTGATTAATACATTCATCTCACTTAAATGGAGAAAAAGACATGAATATTTTCGATTACCCTCCGTCTTTCAGTCTCACAACGTCAACTTGAAAGGAACTTACGAcataaaaactttatcattgaAAGAGTTTGTTTCACCAGATCGTAGAGTACTCCTAGTTTCCTGCATCTCCTATGCACATAAACGTTGAGAGGTAAACATTTACGAGAATAACATAATACAATTATATAAAACGTTAAATCAAAATCATGCATACTTTCACCCATTCCACTAAGGTATACAACCTTAAAATTGCAGAGTCAGCTGTTTTTTCTACGAAGTTGGCATCATCAATAGTATCACCGGCATCAGCAAGTGCCAACCTCATACCTAAGGtgttatttattttgatttttaaagcaTCGTGTAGCAGtgaattaaaatcaaaaaaaaaagaaagaaaaatagaaacaatttcttttaccATCTGCAGAAAACTTCTCTAACGCGTTCTTCAATGTCAAGAAATTTCCAGTTGACTTTGACATTTTTTCTGCATTTAACAGCAAATGTCCATTAGCTCTTACACTTTTTGGCCATTTATTTGGTTGGTTTGGCCACACTGCTACATGGTTGTACAAAAAGTAGGTCAGATGATTTGGTATCAAATCTTTCCCTGATGTTCTTAAATCCAAAGGATACCAATATTCAAATTCTTCCTTTAATTTACTAAACAAAAGAACAAAAGATTATTAAATTGCTATAATTTTAGTTGGTAGCGAGTAATCTTGGTAGCAAGCAAAGtgaaaacaaaatcataaaaaattaaaatattaacagAGCAAGTATCACCTTAATACAGATTGATCAATGCTGGAATTTGTTGGAGGGTTTGCATCTTTAAAAAAGATGTAATCCCACACTTCTTTGATCAGCTCTTCAGGTCTAAtagcaaatataaaaacacattACCACTTGTGgggaaatttttttgttgttgtaatgtaaaatactgttttttcaacatttatttTCTGCACAAGTAAAAAGTTAAACATAAACCTTGtagattaaaacaaaatttagtaATCCAATTCTTCAAAGAATAAATACTTGTGTGCAAACATTGAAACTTACTTAATGTTTCCAGAACCGGGTTGTGAACCATCTACATTGCCTTGTAAAATATGAGCAATTGTATAGTATGACATATAAATAGTCGAATCCGATAGAGATTCAATAAGATACTGCTCATCCCATGGTATCTTGCTTCCTATAAAGATGAGAGAGACATATACATTAgattttaccattttttatgTCATTGTAAATTCCAGTGTAATTCCAACATACATTATGAGGATCTGGGTAAACAACATACACAAATGCCTAAAAATGTCTGTATGTAGTTGATTGCATGTACAAAacatacagtaaaaaaaaatatatatttacgaaAGATCTTTTTGTTAGTGAAGGTCTTGAAAATATCCAATTTGGGAAAATTATATTTGCCAATCGAGGTTTAAAAGTGGATTTTGTGACATTTACTTCCACTGTTCAAGATTCAACGACCTATCAGAAAACCTTTTTAAGACTTTATAGTTTTTCTTCTACTTAGGATAGATCTTCActacctttaaaaaaaataaaaaaatattgtggaaTAAATTTCGGCAAAATACTGCttcaatgtttatatttattattttaactttatatgAATGGAGTTGAGCAAATCAAGCTTGTGTTAACTAGGACCAGAAGGTCTGTTTTTCTATCCCTTAAGAGTAAAAGATTTAAAAGTAATTTACGTGAGCAAAAGctgtaaacaatgtttttttggttttgtttaaaattaaccCGAGGTATagaatgatgttggacttacaATTTAgagcttaaaaaaattagtcttgaaattttttaaaacacttttttcgttctcaaaataatcacatttaaagaatttctgaTTTAGTTAACAAACTTCTTTAGCTTTAGAATAAAGTCCAACTTCATTTTATATCTGGGGTTCCTTTTCAAGATACACAAAACACCTAAGTCGTTATAttgccatttttttaatttttacatcatgggaaagtttataatttatagaatatttattttaagcaaaaaaCATAAACTTTACCTCgaagtttttttcaattttcaatttgCTTAAAAAGTTAAATCTTGATATCTCAATTTTTGCTTAATACAACTCTACGTTTTAGGCTATAAGGTACAAGCATTTATAAATATGgatataaaactaaaatattattGTTCTGGGCACTCTTAAATGGTGtctgtgtttttaaaaaacaaatgtaaaaaagtaCAACAGAAATATAAATTGGGAACTTGATCTTAAAAAGCAAAACTGTGACACTGTTTTAATACTTACATGGAGTAGTTTTAAATAGTGTGATTTCTATGCGATAAGCTTCAAGTGCCTGTACGTCAACTCGGAAAGAGGTGTTCGATAATTTTTTACGTCTCCCCAGCTTAATAATTCATAACACAAATGACGCTATATTCGATAGGAAATTATCTTATTGAAGAATAACTACTTCGTTCAGCACTAACATATGATAAATATTCTATAATATTCTATAATATGAtaatatgataaatattcacctataggAAATTATCTGGCTTtcagaaaatatatacttttatttcgCAGTTTACGAAATATACCAGTATTTCAAAATGGGTAACAGGTTTTTCATGTattcttaaataaataagtattaCCTGGCCAATCACACTTACCTAGACCATATGAGCGAGAGCAAGCATGTTCTTGCAACCAATCAagtgtagctgaaaaattatgTCTGGTCTCATCAGCATATCTGAAAGCAGAATAGAATTATAGGATTAAATCCCTATAGTACATATGTAATTCATATAAAGTCtatacaattaaaaataatgagcAATGCCTAAAAATACATTACAAAATAAGCGAcaggaaaagattttttttttgtgtaagATATGAACAGATGCATTACTTACGTTTCAAGTTGACTTAATAatccttttgttttgtttttccagTCTTCTTCGCCATAGTCTAAATAcctaattaaaatataaagcaaaaaataaatattctttatctgatataaaattttatttagcatTTGACTGCAAGAtacagataaaaatttctaatatACCAgaaaataatacatttttaaaataaaaaaaaataagtgatGAAAAACAACATTCTTAATTCATCTTAATGCAAAAGCATTTCACTCAGCTTTTAAAGACGAAAACATTTTGAGAAATTTTGAGATCTTTGATGTTAAAGCAGACATGTCACAAAACCTAACATACCATTGATCACACAGTGCTACGATACATTCATCACCTGATCTTGAAACCActtttttttctggttccatatAAATTAATGCATTGCCCTAAACAAATACTTCAAATAGTTTTTCCTAACATTGTGATAGtgctaaaaaattgaaatattttagtaatTATTATTAGTAATTTTACTATAGCAAAAATATACAATTAAAAACataatgaaaaatgaaaagtgAAGATTTCACAGCAACATTAATACCTCCTTAACCATTTTCGTTTGCACAATCTTCTTAACATCTTGAACTTTCTGGCCCTTAAACTCCTCAACAAGCATTACACCatcataaaaaccttttttgtatGTCAATTCTTTAGCATCAGCAAGCTGAGTCTTATCATTCTGGCTGTTTACTTTAAACATTTCACATGTTTTGATGGCAGCAAGATTACCAAGTTCGGGAACCTCTATAATAGGGATTGGTTCGTATGGCAAAACCATTTCATCTGCGAtgccatatttttttctgaatgGCTCTTTCTTCTTTAAATCTCGCAGCGCAGCAAAATCATCTGGAGCATCAGAAGGAACTGACGTAACCACACCAGTACCTAAGCAATGATCAGTATATTTAAAAAGAGtataaaaattagataaaaaaggatttatattaaaaataacacaatgatttcaatgattttatttttaaagatttaaagcattccaaaaataacataaaaataaagattgtCGCATAAATAAAATCATCAATTCTTCTgttgtaaatttttaattttgttactaaAGATCTCATGAAAAGAGGGTCAAATTatctattttattaaaaaaaaaaaattcactagtGAAGTAAGATGTTTCTGCAATCATCAACTCTTTTTAACTGGACTATAAAAGAAAccaatgctttttattaaatgcCAGGCTTTTTGAGGAAAAGTGCTGACAGACTAAGG is drawn from Hydractinia symbiolongicarpus strain clone_291-10 chromosome 8, HSymV2.1, whole genome shotgun sequence and contains these coding sequences:
- the LOC130654920 gene encoding extracellular calcium-sensing receptor-like; the protein is MVKYSSTTTLILTILLFGICHCDVETCVGANKFGTTDGTMRLIGLFPITKSSAEEFASNALLWSEVFRYSVKTFNLKIHAKNVFDYTCYDICGPGKLNGVTDAVVDIILSESTVQLDGCQCLQSKAAIQNVIGIVGPTTSSKSVYANEILSFTNMPMISYAATSPVLSNKNLYPNFLRTVPPDTLQARLIGELFVKFRWTYVSIITTDSSYGRTGKSALNEEFQHKNICVAVDEYFRVPYYAQEASPIMEKIKKETLADVIILWGSFSPVKHFLQDALEKGIRNKTWIISEASGRNIWFAQEENKKLGNFIIISPVSGSNQEFERYFFNLSISVVKNPWLKTFFQYQRANDSAKLGDYKEFFDTARVGFIQDAVSAYMHAYLEYVNATQACNMLISPCNATPIFDHSYFNEFFLKNITFESLLNKTVRFDKNGDVTSASFYLYSVASQKSKARFVNIAIWSSDANFTYVDPTLYLLSKSVHSKCADDCEAGFYPIYHGSKSCCWSCVACPLNYMKSTTGASECIKCPDEQVSNMKRNRCVALNVEALHYDSKEAYVMYVFVLLGMSTTAWFIVTFIKFKHTPVVRSSNFELSLTQLSTHLLLFACPLLFLHDDSKLKCSVRVYMSCLLVVIILSITLVKITHILGIFKLMYIQTKAQVFQRKSKELLIIAAAVFMQICLAVGSFAFSPIEVIDDRRVEEYKIYKKCNDTEHLLLQVVYILLLQIICGVQAFRGRNLPSKYNEAKYLAFAMFSSTLLVGVTFPLYMSMTTVTKVQLLFGMVMIVSNFLILTISYGFKIFVVWFRPDQNSHNKFSRNRMKSVISLTRKQLDKRESVLSLG
- the LOC130654915 gene encoding leucine--tRNA ligase, cytoplasmic-like, with protein sequence MKVTKLQLFSGRINVFSVTRLVTIRRLSIFSISKGVKMTELERKSNVKLNVLLDIEKSVQKQWYDNNIFEVDALKANEGTTSEKYMVSFPYPYMNGKLHLGHTFTISKCEFAVGYERLKGKRCLFPFGFHCTGMPIKACADKLKREMADFGCPPKFPVNSGAKETANMKSKVAAKTGGLTYQWQIMQALGIPDDDIKSFATTDHWLEYFPPLAMEDLKGMGLKVDWRRSFITTDANPYYDSFARWHFTKLKDAGKVKFGKRYTIYSAADGQPCMDHDRLSGEGVAPQEYTLIKMKVAEPLPEKLSSLAGKSIFLVAATLRPETMYGQTNCWIHPDINYIAFPSSTENEILISTKRAAKNMAYQGITKEDNKVDVILELVGQDIMGISLNAPLTQHRVIYTLPMLTIKEDKGTGVVTSVPSDAPDDFAALRDLKKKEPFRKKYGIADEMVLPYEPIPIIEVPELGNLAAIKTCEMFKVNSQNDKTQLADAKELTYKKGFYDGVMLVEEFKGQKVQDVKKIVQTKMVKEGNALIYMEPEKKVVSRSGDECIVALCDQWYLDYGEEDWKNKTKGLLSQLETYADETRHNFSATLDWLQEHACSRSYGLGSKIPWDEQYLIESLSDSTIYMSYYTIAHILQGNVDGSQPGSGNIKPEELIKEVWDYIFFKDANPPTNSSIDQSVLSKLKEEFEYWYPLDLRTSGKDLIPNHLTYFLYNHVAVWPNQPNKWPKSVRANGHLLLNAEKMSKSTGNFLTLKNALEKFSADGMRLALADAGDTIDDANFVEKTADSAILRLYTLVEWVKEMQETRSTLRSGETNSFNDKVFMSEMNVLIKKTEEAYDKMLYREALKTGFFEFQAARDKYRDVSLDGMHVDLVSKYIEIQALLLAPICPHICEHIWQLIGKNESIMLAKWPIAGDIDYNLLTSSQYLMDCARDFRLRLKNMIASQSKGKKKANTTEPPKKPTQGVVYVAKEYPPWQKNVLVTLRKMYDENNSTFPENKAIMAALKSDDSVKKYMKKLMPFVAYIKERVSKEGAGAMDLRVSFDEASVLMDNLAYLVKTIELEKIEVKSSSDAEAKIQEECAPGKPYSVFSA